From a region of the Candidatus Anoxymicrobium japonicum genome:
- the lgt gene encoding prolipoprotein diacylglyceryl transferase — protein MHREMFHIGNLTVYSYGVMLAVGFLVAALVARRHLSRQYKDPDLIFDFMLAAVVGGILGARLFYVAGYWSYYSSHMNEIIKVNMDGLVFYGGLIFGLAFGVLVGRWKKIKFWTTMDLAGLCVPLALAIGRIGCFLNGCCYGKPTGMAWGVSYPAVCGIVGRRHPAQIYELILDLALFAFLWWKKDEFVRDGTAFWVFVMGYSAIRFSMEFFREHASASAGPFFQFMSIGLFVVAVAVLLFRHRILPPAGSETL, from the coding sequence TTGCACAGAGAAATGTTTCACATTGGCAATCTGACCGTTTACTCCTACGGGGTAATGTTGGCCGTGGGGTTTCTGGTTGCCGCGCTGGTCGCGCGGCGTCACTTATCCAGGCAGTACAAAGACCCGGATCTCATTTTTGATTTCATGCTGGCGGCGGTAGTTGGCGGGATTCTGGGAGCGCGCCTGTTTTACGTGGCCGGCTACTGGTCGTACTACTCCTCTCACATGAACGAAATAATCAAGGTCAACATGGACGGCCTCGTCTTCTACGGCGGGCTCATCTTCGGTCTCGCCTTCGGAGTTCTTGTTGGGCGCTGGAAAAAGATAAAATTCTGGACAACTATGGATCTGGCGGGCCTTTGCGTACCGCTGGCGCTTGCGATAGGCAGGATAGGTTGTTTTCTAAACGGTTGTTGCTACGGCAAGCCGACCGGCATGGCGTGGGGGGTAAGCTATCCTGCCGTGTGCGGCATCGTGGGGCGGCGGCACCCGGCTCAGATATACGAGCTGATTCTCGATCTCGCTCTCTTCGCGTTTCTGTGGTGGAAGAAGGACGAGTTTGTCCGGGACGGCACCGCTTTCTGGGTATTTGTGATGGGCTATAGCGCGATACGTTTTTCGATGGAGTTTTTCCGTGAGCACGCCTCCGCGAGCGCGGGGCCGTTCTTCCAGTTTATGAGCATCGGACTGTTTGTCGTCGCGGTGGCGGTTCTGTTGTTCAGACACAGGATACTTCCGCCCGCGGGGAGCGAGACTTTGTGA
- a CDS encoding RluA family pseudouridine synthase, with amino-acid sequence MIREGERLDVFISSCAGVSRNSAQKLIADGLALVDGKPARKNHIIAPGEKVTWEMPPHVPDNILPQEIPVNVVHEDEHIIVVDKPAALVMYPGPGHSAGTLANALISQYPELDGVGGVGRPGIVHRLDRGTSGLVAVARTGFAYDAMIEKMRSREVERIYIALVGGSIPAETGTIDAPIGRSRANRRLMTVDRLSGKRAVSNFKVKKRFANDFTLVEVALETGRTHQIRVHFAQIGHPVAGDPEYSPGKSATRLDLSRQFLHAYRLAFSHPVTGEQLEFTSNLPEDLQNALNHLT; translated from the coding sequence GTGATTCGCGAAGGCGAGCGCCTTGACGTTTTCATCTCATCTTGCGCTGGCGTATCGCGCAACAGCGCGCAAAAGCTCATAGCCGACGGGTTGGCGCTGGTGGACGGAAAGCCGGCGCGCAAGAATCACATCATCGCCCCTGGCGAGAAAGTAACATGGGAAATGCCGCCGCATGTGCCTGATAATATTCTCCCGCAGGAGATTCCCGTGAACGTCGTCCACGAGGACGAACACATTATCGTTGTCGACAAGCCCGCGGCTCTTGTGATGTATCCGGGACCTGGACACTCCGCGGGCACGCTTGCCAACGCCCTTATTTCGCAATATCCGGAACTGGATGGCGTAGGCGGCGTCGGCAGGCCGGGTATCGTCCACAGGTTGGATCGGGGAACGTCGGGCCTTGTGGCTGTGGCGCGAACGGGCTTCGCTTATGACGCCATGATAGAGAAGATGAGGTCGCGTGAGGTGGAAAGAATCTACATCGCGCTCGTTGGAGGCTCAATTCCCGCAGAAACGGGCACGATTGACGCGCCCATAGGCCGCAGCCGCGCCAATCGCCGTCTGATGACGGTGGATCGGCTCTCCGGAAAAAGAGCGGTCTCGAACTTCAAGGTGAAAAAGAGATTCGCAAACGACTTTACATTAGTCGAAGTCGCTCTGGAAACAGGGCGCACTCACCAGATACGCGTTCACTTTGCGCAGATTGGCCACCCCGTCGCCGGAGATCCCGAGTACTCTCCCGGCAAGTCCGCGACGCGCCTCGATCTCTCCAGACAGTTTCTACACGCGTACAGGCTGGCGTTCTCACACCCTGTCACAGGAGAACAACTGGAGTTCACCTCTAATCTGCCGGAAGATCTCCAAAACGCGCTTAACCACTTGACTTAA